Genomic window (Capricornis sumatraensis isolate serow.1 chromosome 1, serow.2, whole genome shotgun sequence):
AACCCCAAACACCCACACTGCACTCGAATTCAAGTTATCTGGGAACTGAAACGACATCCCGGGACGAACTGGAGAGGGTTCAACTGATTTACACACTGGGGAGCGGGGCTGGAGACTCTCCCAAGCCCCAGACCCCTCACACACCTCCTTCTGCTCCCGCCTGGGTGGAGACGCTTGCGGCTGCCGCCAGACTCAGCTAAAGGGCAGAGCTGCGAGAAGACGCGAGAGCAGGAGGAGGCCTAGCTCGCCCCGCACGAGCTCCAGTCCGGCTTTTGCCTCCGACTGCTGGCTCCTTTCCCTTCCCGCGGtccctcgccccgccccgccccgccccccaccttggGGCAGGTGAGCGGCGGCCAATGGGCGAGCGCGGGGCAGGTGCCCGCTAACTCTCGCCTAGCAGCGCGGTGGCCGAGGCCGGGCAGGACACAGCTGGGAGGACCGGGGGCGGGGGTCGGTCCCGGCTGGACTCGGAAGGGAAGGGGCCGGGCTCAGTCCCCAGGCGGTCGAGGCAGCTCGCAGCTTCGTTCGGAGCCCGCGCCGGTGCCGGCGCCGGGAGCTTACCCGCTTGGCCGCAGAGGCCGGCGCGCCTAGCCTCGCGCCGTGGCCCGACTCCGCGTTCGCCGGCTCGCACGCCCCTCGCCGCTCCGCGCCTGGCTTGTGGGCAGGGGCTGagcgcgggcgggcgggcgggggaggTGAAGGGtgctggtgtgtgtgcatgtgcctgGCTGGGTGCACACCCCGCACGGCGGCGGCGCCAGGACGCGGAGCGCTCCCCAGAGCCCGGGTGCCTCGCTCGGCTCTGGCGGCCGCGACCATGTTCCAGCCCACAGCCAAGCGAGGCTTTACCATCGAGTCTTTGGTGGCCAAGGACGGCGGCACTGGAGGGGGCACTGGCGGCGGGGGCGCAGGCTCCCATCCCCTGGCGGCGGCCGCCTCGGAGGAGCCGCTCCGGCCCACGGCGCTCAATTATCCTCACCCCAGCACAGCCGAAGCGGCCTTCGTGAGCGGCTTCCCCGCCGCCGCGGGCGCCGGCCGCTCGCTCTACGGCGGTCCCGAGCTCGTATTCCCCGAGGCCATGAACCACCACGCGCTGACCGTGCACCCGGCGCACCAGCTGGGCGCCTCCCCGCTGCAGCCCCCGCACTCCTTCTTCGGCGCCCAGCACCGGGACCCTCTGCACTTCTATCCCTGGGTGCTGCGGAACCGCTTCTTCGGCCACCGTTTTCAGGGTGAGTGCCCACGTTGTGCCCGCCTCGGCGGCCAGCCGGCGCCCGCGCTGCGGCCGCGCGCGGAAGGCTCGGGGGAGTCCGGGGCCATTCAGAAGTTGTGTCAGAAAAGGTTGCAGGTCCACAGAGGCCGATTCCTAAGCAGGGAGAAGCCGCGCCAGATCCATTCGCTCTTCTGCCTCCTTGGGTTCCCCCCCAGAGAACCAGGTTGGGACCTCCAGGCTTTTCCAGGAATGATGCCGGTCCGGACGCCAAGCCCGGGCGCATCCTTGGAGCCTTTCCTGGTCCTCCCCGCGGCCTCCCTTAATGTCTCCAGGCTGAGCCAGCCCCATCCCAGAGAACTGAGCTTCGGCCGCCCTCCCTCCGACCCAGCTGGACCTGGGACCGTACGACGTTCGCACTTCCACAACCAACTCCCAGGGATCCGCCTTCGCTGGCGCAAGGAGACAGGGGAAAGTCCACCTGCTTGTCCCGATTCTGTGGGAAgaaggggcagaggggagggaaaaCTGGAGAGTTAATGTTCAGTGTTCAGTGCTCCTCTGTTTGGGGATGTTTCTCAGCAACCTCGGCCCGACTTCTCCAAGTCACACGTGCCTCTCGGACCCAGGGTGGGAAGGTTTGCCAAAGCAAACCGGCTTCCCGCGACGCTCGCGGACTCCGGGAACCGACAGGCTGCTAGGGTACCGACTGAAGTCCTCccaggcagggggcgggggcagaGGGCTTTTAAGGTCGTAGGCAGTCTGAGCCCCCTAGTCTGCACTGGGCAATGGGATTGGTAAGGAAGATccctcacttctctctctctctctcttttacacacacacacacacacatacacacacacacacacacgtttcagTGGTCTGACTTTCTCTAAGCAAAGAGTTCCATTAGTTTGGAGTTCGTTTTCTTCTTTGAAtttattggtttttttcttttcttttctttcttcttgcgcACCCCCCCTCACTTTTTTTGGAGTGGCCTTAATTTGTGCAGTAATTGGTTTAGTCTTCAGTTCTATTTTGTTTGTGTAGACCAGACATCAGCCTTAGGTTTCCTGACTCAGAGCTAGGTAAACTGGCTCttagcaaaacaaatgaaaaggacGTGATTAGAGCTTTGGCTGATCTGGTGGTAAACtggatctacacagtcaaaataAACTGGGTATTTGGTACAATTATCTAGATAATAGAAGAAAATGACCTCATGAAGCTTTCGCTATGGGTGCTTAACTGTATCATGGAAAGCCGCTTTCCCCACCCCAATTTATCAGACAATTTTCCGAGTCGCATCTGGCTCATAGATACTGACCTAGCAGATCCCACAAAATAAGGTAATGTAATTGTTTGAGCAAGAATTTTTGTGGGAAGACTTGTCTGCTCTGGGGATTTCAAAGATTTGCCCAAATCATccgaaacaaacaaacaaaaaaatgcctATGGTGTCAGCCGCTATGGGAAAGAAGTCTGTCAATTAAAATCAATGTTTACTGATAAaattaagtattattttaaattgagCAAACCACCTCGGTCCTCCATGGGCTGGGTCACCGGTCTCTAAACTTGGCGACTGCAGGCCAATTTGAAAGTCGCGGCTGTTTGTAAACCCTCGGGCTGGGGCGGCGGAAGGACCGGCGGTTAGCAGACCAGAGGAGGAACAGGAGCTCGAAGAAGAGGGCAGAACCGGTCCTGACCCCTGTAGTCTCTGCTCACTCGGAGATGGCGTCCCCCGGCGCCGCCCTCAGCTCTAGACCCGGCGCCCCATGCCCTCCGCGCTTCCTTTCCCGCCATTGACCTCGCCGACACCGGCTTTTAGGGTTCGAGGGCCGGGGCACCAAGGGTCGGGAACGCCTTGTAAGAGATCCAGCTCCGGCTCTGAGCATCCCCAGTCAGGCGAGGCTGAATAAATCCTCGGCAAAATCCTCTCGGAAATTGCCGCCGCTCCCTGAGCCTTCAGCCTCGGCGGGCACGTTGTCTAGTTGCAAAAACGGTTGCATTTTTCTCCCAAGAACTGTGTCTGGACGCGGAGATGGAGCCAAATGTGGTCTCATTTTTGAACACGAGAATCCGTTGGGCACGGAATGACCTTTTTTCTAATTCTGAGAGGTTTTGGCTTCAGGGCTGGTCAGCGTCGGGGCAGACACCTTGAGGCCCCGGCGTCCTTGCGTCTTGGGGGCCCTCGGGGATATGAGCCGAGTCATTTCAGGCCCTCCGGCGCCGCGTTTTCTAGAGAACCGGGTCTCTGCGATGCTCATTTCAGCCCCGTTTTAATGCAAGAAGCAAAACCCTACACGAACGAAAAGGAAAACGTCTGCGTTCTGTGCGCAGCGCTCTCCAACAGTGCGGTCCCGGCGCGCAGGCTAGGGCTTCTCCGCTGAGCAAGGCGCTGGGAGAAGAAAAGTCAGCGCGGAATGGTCGGGACCAGGCGGGGGGGACCCCGAAGCCGGAGGCGGCTTTCGAGGCctgaggaggaggggctggagaagacAGCGAGTTAGCCGCACTTCGGTGCTATTTCCCTCTGACAGCAGGAACTTTCCAGGCTGGGAAGCTGCGTCGGGAGGGGGCCGTGGGAGATTAGGCCCTCGGGACTGGTGGTGGTAATGGGCCGGTGCTTCAAAGGGAGCCTTTGTTCCGGCAGGAGGAGCGGGGAATAGGTTATCTCCGTTCACGGGCGGCTTCTCCTTCTCGTAGCCCCAGGCCCCTCCGCCTCGCCATCCGGCCCAGAGCCCCCAGCTTGCCATAGCATCTCCAGGAGGCACTGCAGCTTGGGCCCCAGGCCTTCGAATCCCTAGTTCTCAGCTCCTGCCACCTCAGTCCTGGGAACGTCGATTGGTAGTTCCCAGCCATTGCCTTAAAGAGAGAGACTGGAGGAAATCGGGGCAGAGTGGGGTTCAGTTACTAGCTACAGAGAAGACTCAGCCAGCCCTTTTCCACTTTCCCGGCTGTCCTTGACTAAAACTGACAGCCTACTCTCACAGACTGTCTCTAAACAGGCCACACTGCAACCCCAGTCTGAGAGCTTGTTCTGCTCTTGTGGTCCAATTAAGGCAAACTGAAGCCATGGTAGGGACGGTTGAGGTCCCTTCTCCATAGATCAGAGTCAGAGTGGCCCAGGCTCCTAGGCATCATCCTGGTTCTTATAGAAACATGAAACTATGGATCAATTTCTCAGGATGGTTAATTTTGTACTAAACATACTCTTCCTTACAGGAAAAAGTCCTTGCTTCTTTTGAAATCATATCTTTCATCAGTAATCAGCCTCTTGAGTAGTTTTTCCTGGTCTCTGCTCCTTCTTGGTCGGGTCAGGACTTCAGTGTttctgcacatgcacacacagattaCAGGACACATGCTATCTGCTCCTTTGGGGGATTACAATGAACTTACAATGGCTATTCTCTCCCCAGCTGAAGAAGACCCCAAGCAGTCTATCTTTCCCCTAAAATAGCCAGACTTGAGCCAAATGGTCCTATGTATgtcaggacagagaagcttgctGTTTCCATCCTCCACCTTGGGTTTATAAAGAcaagcacagagaactctaccgCACAAGTGACCAACACACAGCATGGAATTATAAAACACCCATCAAGTCACACACtgaggcaggctgcagtcctgctTTCTCAACCCCACACTACCCTTCACACTTCTGCATCCCATTCACTCACAAATCAAGGGTGTCTCCACACTGCCACTTCATTTCTGACCAGCCTGGGCCTGGGTCATGTTGCTGAGGCCAAAGCCTATGATCACAGGCGTGTGCTAggctttctctccctccccagctcATTTGTCCAGAGAAAACCACTGTTGGTATTTGACTTGAGCTTATTTTAACATCAACAAGGAGTGTTTGCTTCCCACCCACCTCTGCCACCTTTCTCTGGCCTCGTCACACTGGCTCCCACTTGAGGCTGTAATCCTTTTCTGCACCTGgatccttctcctcctttctctccctcctatCCCTCTCTGCCAGACCACCTCCCCTGATCATCTGTCCCCTCCATCACTACAAGCTAAACTTTTCCTTCTGTCAGGCCTGAGACTCTGCCCACACCTTGAAGAACCCAGTGGGCAGGGTATCCCCGACGCTCCATCTTCCTGTGATGTGATCCCACTCACTTTTGTAGCAGCACAGATCCAGTCACTTGCAATGGATAAGGCAACTGGAAGTTAATAGCTTCTCCCTCTCAGGGGACTCtgtctccccccacccacccaggcacTGGCCACTCATTCCTAGGCAACGCTGTTCCCCAGAAAACCCCAGCAATCAGGTTTTCCTATGTAGATGTCCAAAGcccacagacttggagaaaatcAGGTCAGGCAGTTTCCACCAGCAGAGGGACGTGAACAGTTACCTGGAGAGTTGTAGCAACAGCATCTCAATTATGTGCTCTTGCCTCACAGAGATATTTCCAGAGATGGGAGAGCTCAACTGAATTATCCAAACAATTGTCTtaagaacaaaacaacaaatcaaACTGAGTCAAACCAGTGGCCATTTCTGAAGAAATTAATTGGATCAGTCAATCTCAACCGCTAACTGTCAAAACATTTCATGCAGTGCTCTGCATTCTTGGTGGGTTAGGGTACTAGTTAGTATGTGCCACTGCATGGGAATCCATGGATGGTGTCAGGGCCTGTTTCCAGTCTTGTTGGCATGTGCAACCAAGCCAGAGGTTGTGTGAGGGCCTAGTGGGGGGATTCCTCGagactggggctgtggatggaagCTTGTTCTAGCTTTTGTAGTTCCTGACCCTACTACCTCAGCCCTATTCAGCCCAATGTCAGCCCCTCCTCCTGCATGGAGCAGCTGAGTCCCCATGATGGCCAACATTTGCCCAGGGACTGTTACACTCTTTGAAAATCCTGTGTGGTAGATAGGAGAAAAAGACAGTAGGGAGGCTGGAGTATATATTACACACGCCACGCAGAAAccaatatatctatatctattagAGAGAGAGATGACATCTAGTTATTTATACACATGTCTCTTCAGCACGAGATTATTCAGGGATGAAGCAAGGTCTTTTTCCACCAGAGAGCAGTAAGTCTGCAGGAAGAGGATTTTATCTGAAGACCTggggggagagaggtgggatATTTGGAAGAAGTAACCTAACTGGAGACTTCCAGATGCTGTCTGGATTTTGACCTGGCCCCTGGCCTATTTTTACTACTTGCGGAGCCTCCGCTTGTTGGCAGGAATTTTCTATGGGCTAGTGGCCTGAGCATTTAGTTGCAAGGCTGGTTTAAGCAGGTGTGAAGGGAGAGTTCCTAAGATACCCTCAGTTCTTGAATCTGCGTTTGGTACGGGGACATCTGACAGCCAGGTTGTGCCCCTTGCAACTTTCCTGACACCCAGCCCTGTCTCTACCCCTGGTCCACTTTGAGGGAGACACGACGGGGCATACCAGACAAAGAGAGCTTGCCTTGGCCTGTTAGGCTGCTCAGGCACTGTGGACTCGGGCGGGCGGGCGCCTCTACAGACCCCGGCCCGCCTCTTGGCCCAACAGTGATCCGCAGCGCTGATTCCTGGCGTCCCCTGACCCGATACCTCTCCGCCAGGAGGAGGTATGGGGAGAGGTGTGGACTTAAAGAAGGGGCGGCAAAAGGGAAAGCCGAgacgtgggtgtgtgtgtgtcaaggGTTGGAGAGTGCAGGGGAGCGCTCCGGGGCGTGTGCGAGCGAGGCGCGAGGGCCGAGCTTGGCCGGCTTCGCGGGCGGCCGGGCCGCAGCTCACGGTGCGCTTCTCTCTGTCTGTATCTGCCGTCGGCGACGCGGCCACAGCGAGCGACGTGCCCCAGGACGGGCTGCTTCTGCACGGCCCCTTCGCGCGCAAGCCCAAGCGGATCCGCACGGCCTTCTCGCCCTCGCAGCTGCTGCGACTGGAGCGTGCCTTCGAGAAGAACCACTACGTGGTGGGCGCCGAGCGGAAGCAGCTGGCCGGCAGCCTCAGCCTCTCCGAGACGCAGGTAATGAATGGTCCGCGCTGCGCCCGGGGGCCAGGTGGAGGTGGGCCGGGCGGGTGCCGGAGAGGCACCCTAGCCTCGCCCCCTAGCCTGCCCCGGCTCCTCCCGCCACCCCTGCGGCGCCCCCGCCATGGCTGTCTTCCCTCCGACTGCGTACAGCCTCGAAGGGGCCACAGGACTTTTATTAAGTACTAAGGACCTACCCGGAGGCTGGGATCAAACCTTATTCCGACCCAGCTCACACAGCCCACGGGAGGTGCCAGCTGTCAGGAGGCGGCGGGCGCCCTCGGGAGCCGGCAGAGCGCGGAACACCCACGCGCGGTCACTCCGCGCCCGCCCGGGCCCGCTGGTGCCGTCTCAGCCCTGCGGTGACTGCAGCCCTTCTCCCGCCACTGTTCTGGGGGCGCTCGGAGGTGTGTGAGGTGCCCAGGCCTGTCCCGTACTCGCTCCGCTGCCGTGCAGGGGCGACGGGGGCGAAGGCCTCGCGGTGGGGAGAAAGACCACGGGTCCCCGGGCTATGAAGAGCAGAAGGTTAGCCGGGAGTGCGCGCCCTTGCCCGGCGTCCGAGGCCGGCCCTGGTCTCTGCGCAGGCGGGCTGGCACCGCGCTGAAACggccgtgtgtgtgtgcgggCGTCGGCGAGACCTGGAAACGGTGGGAAAGTAGATTCTGGTATCCAGGGCCTGTTTTCATCATTTGAAGAGCTGTTGAATTGGGGAGGGAATAAACTGCGATGGCATTGAAGGGATTTGAACTGGATGAAATTACAATCACCACGTAGTGTTTTTGtaattgattttaaaagattaaagagCTAGAAGGGAAGTATAGGGAGGCAGATTTGGCCTTATTGTAAGTAAAGACTTCGGCAGAAAGAAATGTCTGGAAGCACCGCTAAGCTCTCGGTCCGCCCGGAGTCCAGCGCGCTGGGGTGGCTGGTTGCTGCCCTGGAGGAGGATTTCTGTAACTGGGTAGGCCTTGGGAGACCTTAACTCCTTCGCGTCCCCGACAGCTTCCAGATTCGCGAAGAGAGAGGTCGGCTGGCGGCCCAGCCGCTCTCGCCCGCCGCCGGCATCTCATCTTCCGCTGCTTTTTCTGCTCGCCTCTCACACCACCATCCTCCACCCGAGTCCCGACAGAGAGATGGTgccgggctgggggcgggggtggggtgtgtgtgcagcCTGGGCTCTCCTGGGTAGCAGTGAGGCTAGATAGAAGGCTTCATGTGGGAGTCCAAACTCAACTTCGTCCCCAGCCCCGACCTCACTCTTCCCCGCTCACGACGCATGTTGGTATCTCTGTCCCACCTGTCTGATGCCCTGTTTCATCAATGCATTGCTCCCGTCTCTGCGGCACGACCCGGGCTTTTTCAGATTTGCTAGCCGGTCTGTTCTAACTGCAGAGAtcaagctcacacacacacacacacacaaaaaaaacccagagttaaattttaaaaactttttttctaaggtattttaaaaaaataataaaataacacccACTTTTCCCTCTTCGCAAacgttttaaaatttttgtttaaaacaagGTGTCATTTAAGAATGGTATTTATAGTTACCTTCATTTAAAAGGTATTAGTTATTAAATTTAATTGCAGAAgtgtaagaaaacaaaaccatttaTGTCCACCAACCACAGATTAACACTTgttgaaataatgtcatttttttaaacttccataTTTTTAGTTCATTGAGAGCATTTTTAATTGACCTTCTTTCAACTGAACTTATCTGCCTGTCGCTATTTGGGCCTAACAATGCCAGTTAGTAAACCTAATGATTGTTTCCTCTCATTTTTATTAGAAGGTGCTTAAAcatatgtttaaaagaaaaccagctagaaaataaaatggatccAGCTTTGTTAACTATCGAAACTCATGGCTAGTCTTGTTGCATCTATAAATGAGCTGGTATAAGcatatgaaacaaacaaaataatagaaCTGTGGGACGTTTGAGCCTGAGAAACCTCCTTGTAGAGTCCTATCCTTCCAGGTGAGGCCTTTAAGATGGAGAAATGAACTAGGCAGAGCTCCCCAAGCACACGCAAATGGGATTTCAGCATTTGCCTCCCtactaactgtgtgaccttgggccagttacTCAACTTATCTGAATTCTGGTATCATCATCCAGAAAATAGGTTTAAGGATCAAAGATACCTAACTTGAActcaaataatattaattatcACCCCCAGTACTTCTCTCCCCTTTGTTGAAAGTAATATGTCAAGTTATTGTTGTAATAAGGTCTACACCTGGAATTACTGATTCTTAGTTCAGTCTTTTTCATCAGCAGAGCTGCTTTCTGTCCCTTTTGTAACTATCATTTGGACCTAGGCTATATAATTAACTAATTATCCATCCATCTCGCTGTATTTGCCAGGCAAGCTTACCTGTCAAATCTAGCTATCAGCTATTTGTCAAGCTTCAATCATTCCCATCAGCCCCCTGCCATCTATTTCTACTGTCAATATCTATATTTGTCTCTCAGAACTCTCTATTCTGTCCCTCACAGATAGCTATTTTATATCTAGCCATGTACTTCTGTCTACTCTCATTAAATTACCTCCACAAAGCTGGTTAATTTATATTTCCTATTTATTATTAATTCTATCTGTTATTATTAATTCTATCTCTGAACAATAATTCCTATTTACCCAACTGTTGATTATCTCTTTATCATCTTCTCTGTTTTACCTTCTATATATCTACCATCCATGTCAAACTTCCGTCTCTAAAGATCTTTAGCAGCTGACAGTATATGCATATGTCTATAATGGTTATCATCTCATTAACTcttgctttgtctttttttctgggcctcagttcctgATCTGTAAGGTTGAATAAAATGAACTCCAGGGTTCTTTCCATCCCTGAGCATCTGGCTTATCTATATTCtatttctctgtatttctgtATAATCTCTCCTCCAGGTTCTCAGGACTTACAGCATATCTCCTGCATATCACAATATATATAGGATTTTGCTATCATTTAATAACCCGCCATACCAAGTGTCAGACTATACACTGGTTGCATCCATCTctcaaagaaatcttaaaatacgGATTCCTAGAGCCTGCTCAGGAGGTTCTCTTAGGAGTTCCAGGGTGAGACCCAGGAAAGTTTATAAAGTAGCTCTCTGGGTGATCCTAATGAACTATAGGCCTGAGCATctcaactctgggagacagagggcAAGCCTTCcttcttcttgctgtgtcccagGGCCCAGTTCAGTGACCAGCAAGGAGTAGATGTTCCATAAACATGTACTGAATGAGTGGGCAGTTTTCTCTTAACTGTATACTTATCCATATGCTAGTTTTATCAGTCATTCCCCTCACTCTTTGCCATCACTGCTCTCTTTCCATCCTTCTGCTTCTATGATTCCCTTGCACTTCCATAGCTGATTGTTGATCAGTCATAGGTGATGGAGTTTTATTGACCAATTCATGGATGAAACTTCAGGGAGGGTTAAGCAGATCGGTGTGTGGGTCTTAGTTCAGAGTTCAGGGGTATCTGTATGCCCAAAGCTCTAGCATGGGATGCTGTGGGTAGGCAACCCAAGCTTTTTAGTTGGGATAGGGCTTTAAATTGGTTGGGGGTGGAGTTAATGGCGTGGGTTAAtctaggaggaggagggaggggccctGGGCAAGGGCTAGTTCTTCCTTCTAACTCTTGGCTCCTCTTTGCTGTAGCGCAGCCCAGCAGTCTGACCAGGGTGAAGGCCATCTAAGATTCAATCCTGGTGGCCAGTAGGGCAGACTCGGGCCTGGGTTAGATCAGACCCTCGAGTTTGactgagcttgtgtgtgtgtgtgtaatgagcatatgtaacatatatgtgaggcttctctggtggctcagcagtaaagaatccaccttcaatgcaggaaacatgggtttgatccctgagtcgggaagatcccctggaggagggcatggcatgaAGTAActgacccaaggtcacacagtcagttAGCAGGGAGGCAAATACTGCAATCCCATTTGCCTGCTTGGGGAGCTCTGCCTAGTTCGtttctccactccagtattcttgcctagagaattccgtggacagaggagcctggagcgccACAGTCCGGAGGGTTGcaaaggttggacacgactgaagcaacttagcacacatgcatgaacATATGTGTGCCTGTAATGTGGAGGACATGTGGGCTGAGTGTGATCAGTGCCCAAAGGTCAGATGCTGTCACAGGTACAACCTGGCACAGAGCACCTCTGTGAGCTTCTGTGCATGTGGGCGGAGGGGCACATTAGTTTTAGGGGGAGGGACAGAAAGCATTTGGTTGCTCCAGCTGATGGATTGGCCAGTATTTCTAGCTGTTCCTCCAACTCCAGACAGTTCAGgaggtgtttcttgacctaccCTGGCTGAGTTTAGCTGAATTGTGAGGGGAAGGGATGCAGAAATGTGGTCTCTTGGCCTTGGAGATTCCTCAGACAGTGGTGGGGCATGCAAGGGGTGAGTGAATGGAGTCCCACTGAAGCCACAGCTGTGGACTGAGGAGGTCAGGGGAGAGTTACATGGGCGGAAGGCTCCTGGAAGACCACAGCCATGGAGACAAGGAGGGCCGTCTAGACTGGTGGGAAGAAAGGGGGAGGGTTTGGGATTAAGATGGTGTGGGCGCTATTGAATGTGGCTGCCTTCTTAGGGCCCAAGAGCATGGGTGGGGGCGATCTTAGGAGGCAGAAGTGTGTGGTCACCTGCCTATGGGTTTTCCCCAGAGGGGCATGGTAAGAAGACTTCCTGCCTGGAATATCTCCCTTTGGGGGATGGATAAAAGGGAGATATCCAAGGAACTTGAATTTTTGGGAAAGGTTACTGGCTCACTGTGTATTCTGAGATGGATTCATCCCTTCCCTAAGTCTTGGCTCTTCTCCGAGAACTTCTGCACCTCTGAAGGTCCAGGGGTACAGTGGGAGGCCGGAGAGGACAGGAGAGGCAAGGGAGGCTGGAGTGGTTCTCTGAGGGTGTGGTCCTGAGAAGACAGGTGAATCTTGTGATGTCTCCCTGAGAGTGAAGGCATCCAGGGTGGACCGAGAGAGGGGGAAGCCAGAAAGCTTAGGAAGAGTTGGGACTCTGGTTGATGAGGAGCCAGAGGCAACCTCAGTTTGGGGGAGTGAGGGGTGAGCTTAGCATGGCATTGGGCTTGACCTTGAGTGTGGGAGCAGTTCGGGGGGGGCAAATGTTAGGAAGCAGGTCCCCCATGGAGAGGGCAGGGAGGCGAGCTGAGGAGTGGCTTGATTAACGCCTCCAAGCATCTGTCTCGTCTGAGGAT
Coding sequences:
- the EMX1 gene encoding homeobox protein EMX1 isoform X2 translates to MFQPTAKRGFTIESLVAKDGGTGGGTGGGGAGSHPLAAAASEEPLRPTALNYPHPSTAEAAFVSGFPAAAGAGRSLYGGPELVFPEAMNHHALTVHPAHQLGASPLQPPHSFFGAQHRDPLHFYPWVLRNRFFGHRFQGDDVPQDGLLLHGPFARKPKRIRTAFSPSQLLRLERAFEKNHYVVGAERKQLAGSLSLSETQVKVWFQNRRTKYKRQKLEEEGPESEQKKKGSHHINRWRIATKQANGEDIDVTSND
- the EMX1 gene encoding homeobox protein EMX1 isoform X1, whose amino-acid sequence is MCLAGCTPRTAAAPGRGALPRARVPRSALAAATMFQPTAKRGFTIESLVAKDGGTGGGTGGGGAGSHPLAAAASEEPLRPTALNYPHPSTAEAAFVSGFPAAAGAGRSLYGGPELVFPEAMNHHALTVHPAHQLGASPLQPPHSFFGAQHRDPLHFYPWVLRNRFFGHRFQASDVPQDGLLLHGPFARKPKRIRTAFSPSQLLRLERAFEKNHYVVGAERKQLAGSLSLSETQVKVWFQNRRTKYKRQKLEEEGPESEQKKKGSHHINRWRIATKQANGEDIDVTSND